Part of the Deinococcota bacterium genome is shown below.
GTGGGGTCTTCCGCCGCCGCGGTAAAGGTGATGGCCGCCGTTAAGGTCGTCTTGCCGTGATCGACGTGGCCGATGGTGCCCACGTTGACGTGGGGTTTCGTTCGCTGAAATACACCTTTTGCCATGATGCTTCCTTTCTATGGATCTCTTTACAGCCGCAAGCAGCCAGCTCGCCCGTGCGAGGCTAACTGGTTGTCCGCCTGGGTTCTGGGTTGGAGCTCGTGGACGGGATTGAACCGTCGACCTCTCCCTTACCAAGGGAGTGCTCTACCACTGAGCTACACGAGCCTACCTTACGAACCCGCAGGGTTCACAGATCGGGTCTGCCAAAGAACTCGCCAAGATCGCCCTTCAGGACCCAACTTGGAGCGGGAGACGAGATTCGAACTCGCGACATTCAGCTTGGGAAGCTGACGCTCTACCAACTGAGCTACTCCCGCAGGAAATCGATTGAAGATTCCAAGGTTCAAGATCGAAAATTTTTTAATCTTCAATCTTAAATCTTCAATTCTATGGTGGGCAGGGCTGGATTCGAACCAGCGTAGGCATAGCCAACGGATTTACAGTCCGTCCCCTTTAACCACTCGGGCACCTACCCGTTCCCCTATGCGCACTCTAGCATGTGGAGCCACCCATCGGAATTGAACCGACAACCTTCCGATTACAAGTCGGGTGCTCTACCAGTTGAGCTAGGGTGGCGTCCAGCTGCGCCCACCGGACTCAACCCGCAGGTAAGCTACCCACTGGCTCAGGTCCGGCATAAAAGAGTAGCACGGCTATGGGGGGGTGTCAACAGGATTTCGAGCAAATCTCATGACGCATCGAAACCGCATACCAGCAGGC
Proteins encoded:
- a CDS encoding GTP-binding protein, yielding MAKGVFQRTKPHVNVGTIGHVDHGKTTLTAAITFTAAAEDPT